Within the Natranaeroarchaeum sulfidigenes genome, the region AAGACGGTTCCCTCAAACGGTTCGAAGAGTTCTCTTTCCTTGATTGGCGTATCTAAGTAGGCTTCAAACCTTTTTCGAGTGAGGTTGTAGTCCGTAAGTGAAGAGACAGACATCATAGTCGCATCGAAGTAATTCGTGAGTGGGTCGACGCTCACTCTTTCCGCGCCAATCATAAACTCCTTCATTGTCCGGTGAACGCCGCCACCATAGACGCTGTTTTCTGTTCCGCCGGCATAGAAATTCATGACTGGGAACAGGTTTGGGGTTTTGAGCCTGGTTCCGTTGACGTGAAGTGTCCCAGTTCGAGCATCGCCTGCTGTCGCATTGACCTCGAAGTTGAAAGTGTTCTCGGTGATTGTTCTCGACATTATTGCTTGGATGCTCAAATGGGTGCCTCGGTTAGCGGTTCTCGTTCGCCTCGAACGACACGTTTGAGGATGTGTCCTTTGTGACCAATACCTTCTCCCTCGATGTAGTACACTTTTGCATCTACGGCGTCGGATATACCTTCAAGGGCCAGTCGATACGTACCACCGACGTTGATTATGACTTCGTCATACGTTTCAGAGACAGTCTCACGAAGTTGAGTTTGAACTCTCGGGGCCAACTCAACGGCTCTTTCCGCATTCATTCGGTTATCGTACCATTCAATCTTGGTGTCAGATTCGATAAGTCCGTGTTCTGCGGATAGTATACAG harbors:
- a CDS encoding DUF6884 domain-containing protein encodes the protein MSSLLVQACSKSKNEPGEAIPALELYSGYFFNIIKKSMREELFDEEMDICILSAEHGLIESDTKIEWYDNRMNAERAVELAPRVQTQLRETVSETYDEVIINVGGTYRLALEGISDAVDAKVYYIEGEGIGHKGHILKRVVRGEREPLTEAPI